The following DNA comes from Magnolia sinica isolate HGM2019 chromosome 18, MsV1, whole genome shotgun sequence.
AACGGCTAATATTAGTTTCTTTTCCGGTTGGTCGTGAAGCGTTCTTATGCTTCACTTCTCAACTGTCTATATGTAGGACACAATTAGAGAGGTTTAAATTGAATTATTAATAGTAATTTTAGAATCAAAAGTCCATCTAAGGTAATAATCAACATTCCAATGGCTTGGATTaccataaagtgggccacacatgtcggAATTGAAAACCATGTACAGTGTCCAGAGATGCAGGCCACATATCGTATGCTTTCTCCTTTTTAAGTCCTCCTTGCTGTTTGCTTCGTCCTACGTTTCTGTATCTTTTCTCTCATTTCAAAACATTCCCCACTCTCTCTCTATTTACAACcctacccttctctctctcatcgATGGCCGACCCTTCCGACGATTTAGACGAACTCCTCGACAGTAAGattctcatccctctctctcactcctcatctctctctctcttaatgtgTATGTAAATACTCGCAGGCGCTTTGGATGATTTCGGAAAGCTCGACCTCGATTCAGCTCACAggtatttctttctatttccattttTACCCCTATCTTCCTTCCATATTCTCTTTGGCCTCTCACTTGGAGCTCCTTCCCTTTTGCAGGGGTAAAGATGTCATTGGCGATGCCAACACAGAGAAATCATCATCTTCATCGTCGTCTTCTTccacttgttcttcttctttttcgccTTCCGCTCCTGCGGCCGTACAGGGCCTGGGCCTCGGATTGCCGGAACTGCGGAGCAGAGGCAAGAAGGGGAAGCAGAAGGTTCAGAAGGATTCGCACGTCGCAGAGGCGCTCGAGAAGCTGACTCAGCAGACCCGAGAAGCTGTCTGCGGATTGGAGTCAACGACCGCGGCTGCAGTAGCTGGGGATGATTTGGGGAAGGAAGGGATGGAGGATTTTGTCAAGCAGTTCGAGGAGCTTGCTGGCTCTCAGGTACACACATCCGCACTTACTCTGTTTGTTACTGTTCTTGACATTTCTAGGGTTTTGGGATTAGGGTTTTTGGGGTTTGGTGTGTGTCAGAGGTATTGATACTAATCTTCCATTTTATTCATTAAGTATCAGAAATTTGGTACATTCAAACAAACCTTTAGCTTCTCTGCTTTGGAATTCAATTGATGGATTGGGTTTGGTTATGTGAAATAGCTGATCCCAGTCTGGTGGAGGCATTGTTTTATATCCTTGATGGATACGGTGTATTGTTTAGCCTTCATTATAATTGGTGTATATGTTTCAGTCCCAGACCTGACAAGACCTTCACATATGTTAGATATGTATATTTCTGGAAGACAATTTACAATATTCTGTTAGGCCGTGTTTATATGCCTGTAAGTTTTTTAATTTGTAAGTTATAGGTAACTTATTTACAGGTGAAAGAAAGTTACAAGTAATCTTGTATGGGTGTAcgttgtaacttacttacaggtaacttattttttatgttttgataaCCTGTAAGTTAGTTACAGGTAAGaagctgtatattcacaccaaCCAAAGCTTGAAGTACGGAATCTATTGAGCCCATTTAGATGAATAGTTGGACCAATTCTTAAGCTAAACTAATCATTATGTAGGccctaaaagtgggcccacgtatTCAAAATATATGTAATGTGAAAAAAACTTAAAGGTAAGCAAAAGGTTAgaggtcaaataaacagtacggtgggcctcagGAGGTTTTTAATCATGGACATTCAGTCACTACtgttttccggtggtgtggtccacctaagattgagatttgcctcaatttttggatcaagccctaaaatgatttggaaaatggatggacaacatggataaaacaaatacaacatggtggggcccacaaagcaccaaatAGTAGCCATCTGGCTATTAGCCAGCGTCACTAGCAAAACTggcgtggcttcggtggatccccggatccatcGAGGCAGGTGGGATccttgactgtggagcccaccgtgatgtattttccttacatccacgttgtccatccatattgaaagctcattttagggcatgatccaaaaaatgaagaagatccaaatctcaagtggaccatagtataggaaacaatagtaattgaccattaaaaacttcttgcaggccacaagttttggatcaagatgatatttgtgtggcttcttcatccaggtctttgtgaccttatcaattggttggatggcaaataaacattctggtggaccccatgaagtttttaatggttgggattAAGTCAagattgtttcatgtggtgtggtccacttgagatttggatttgcctcatttttttatgttgccctaaaatgagctttaaatacGGATGAAGGGCGTGGATGGAAGGCAagtacatggtgggccctacggtcagggatCTAAAACTGCCCCTAGCCAACCTCGTCCGTTCCACCCTTACGCAAAAGAGAAAACAACGAAGAAtcggaaagaaaaaaagaaaaacagagaaggGTTAGGGCTTAccttgctgagagagagagagagagagagagagagagagagagagagagagagaggtgcaccTTCAATGCAGTTGTGTTTCCACCTGCCTCTCCCAAATTCTAAATAGATAGCCATTACCTGTAACAAAGTAACCGGTGAGTGGAAAAACATCTAATTCCCCTATTacatttcttgcaatcttacCTGATACAAAGTTACAGGTTGAGACTTTGTTACTTGTAACATTTCTTCCCTAAACACAAACtgtaaaaaagttacttacaTTTTATCGAATTTATAGGCATCTAAACGACCCCTTAAAAAATGTGCTCGCCCGAAGAAATTGTACCCTTTCCTTTTTGGAGATCCAAACggaatccaatccattcatgtggTGGGCCCTTTGGCAGGGTAAAGGATATTCCACATAATCCTCCCatttcagatgatcctagccatccaatttggCCCTCATTAAATTTAGACCATGGGCTTTAATTGCCATTTATAAGCCACCTATCATATATTGAAGGCCACCTGATAGTGGAGATTCTTGAATGTGGCTTGTTCCATGATGAAAGCTCCCCCCCcccaccaaaaataaaataaaatataataataataattttcccAGTAGAtggaatgaaaaaaataatgCCGTTTCTTTCAATTGAGCATCATATCTGATAAGATGTTTAAGGATCTAGTCATAGATGTTGTGGTACCATTTTATTTTAAGTTGTGGGTTGACTGCTGAATGTGTATATTGCAAACCTTGTGTTCTTAAAAAAGAAATGGCCCTCTTCTAATTTGGTCTGCGATGTTGTTGGTGCAATTGGTTGATCTGAAGGATCCACCCAAGCATAGGCACCTTCAATCTAAGCACGATAACTcaaacaaatagaagagaacaattTTATAAATTTGACTAAATTCAATTGGCGCAATTGGTTGATCAGAAGGATCCACCCAAGCGTAGGCACCTTCAATCTAAGCACGACGACTGaaacaaatagaagagaacaattTTATAAATTTGACTAAATTCAAATGTGCTTTTATACTACTCATCCCATGCCCTTATATAAGCTTTTGAAACATACATATAAGGAAAACATataatgtcattgacaaccaaTGATTTATTCAAATATGGAAAAGACATAAGAATGCATTAAAGATGTTTGACTAATGGATTATTCATAGCTAGCTGATTGATTTTGTTAGGTAATTGAAAATTCCACACGTGGTGTAATGGGATTACCAGGGCTGCGCGTGTGGAAGCTAatgaatgaaggctatgtcctagagggcggtgattaggaccaattaaaattttTACATTTCAAACCCAATTGCCTATTTAAGCTAATATGCAAGTTAAGCTAAACAAgccaattaactctaaggcttccaagctaatagagggtccaatcacacaGATTACAAATGATAtgccaattaagcaactagtatataaacataacagtgtacatgtgtgtgtgggatgtgctaactatcaactcctaacattcatctaatcatgcttacatataattaaacattcatcacataagcataattaaacaagtgcttaattacaatctcaaatacaaacatgtatagtggtttggtttccctatTCCAATcacggtggacgcactcaacccacgagtgtaccagatttcacttttggaggttttaaattaggttaacctctaacctttacaatcttaCACAAAGACCGACTCCCGCAAGAGACTTTCTGTGGTTTTCTATAAGCTCGCCACGAAcctcggtcctacacaagaacctaatgacgtacactcccgccgaaggcTCCCGCAAGAGATTTTAGTTGGTTTTtcttaggctaaccaacaacctcagtCCTAATCCAATGACCTACATTTACTCCCGTCGGAGGTTCCCACGGAGACTAACATGTACGCACCTGTGTCCGATggcctacacaagaacttgatttaggcctcacacaagagccaaaGTTTTATACAAGAAcctagatttaggccctacataagAGACAATGTCCTATATAGGAATCTACTTAAGTTTGGATCAccaactcttaccctcaatcctacataaggaaagagagtatatGGACTCTTACAATTGATAACATGTCGGATTGAGTCTCTTTTGTGGTAGCTTGCTCGATGTTGTCTTGTGCTTCAATTAGCTCCATTTTGCTTCCCTGATGGTGATGTCGATGCTTTGCCAATGCTtcaactccaagatcaaacactttACATGTAGTGCTCCGATGcggtgaccaaggtaatgagaggttggtagaatctcctacaacaaATGGGAAGTTGTAATTCGTAAAGGAgtcacctagatgggtcttctagatGATTTAGACAATGGTATGCCTGTAGAGGTTAAGTCTaatatttagaaaatggtggagttTAAGCTTATATTCAAGGTGGATGTtaaaatcctcattagagtgttaatctcaacGAAGATGAATTAGAACTCATTCgtttagaggcttgggatgaTGGATATAATCATGGAATCATCCAAGTTTTTACTGCACCAAAAACCCATGAAAATGCCTAAGAAACGAATGCCCTTTACAAAAAGTTCGAGTTCCAACAGTAAGAAAACGGGTAGATAACGGTTATGTCAATGGgatcgaatggtctttgatgcTATTGAGGtgaaccttcgatgtcattgagaaaatcAGATAATACGATTAATTCTTGCTGGACATATCTTAGTTatctattcgatgccatcgaagacccttCGAGGTCTACTCGATGAGATTGAGCACCACTTGAAAGTTTGTTGTTTTGGGCGTATGATTTCAAAGCAGCTTCGCACATCTTCAAGCCTTATCATGTTTCAATTTGGTttctaaggctaatggatgatcaacaaggtttacctattaaaccCAGATCATCTAGAtgttcaagggttagggtcaccaaggcaccttattTACCTGTTccttgctccttgatgctcttgtTCGCTTGTGTCTTCGGTTTTCAGCTTTCAGAGGCTCAACCGACTGCATGACACgaggactcatgtgattgacaaacaagatgcacaaatcagtgcattaACCCTAATTACCCAAATAAGCTAGCTACCTAAAGAGGACGCTTGAGCCTCCTTATTTGGGCTTGGATTGGACTTAATGGGCATTGGtttggcccatgggtcgtgggCCCAGATCTACCTGCATCAGTTCCCTTCTTCCAACCCAAGATAACTATTTACCTAGCCCCATTCTATTCAATCAACTGCACTACTGATGAGGGAAGTAGGAATCTTATGGATAGTCATGTAATGAACTGGAATATTTGAATAGTAGTCTTAATTGCTAAGCTAGTTTGATGGTTTGACTACACATTTACTTTATCAAAAGAAAGTTTTCTTTTGAACCTTTGCTAGAAGAAAGCTTCCACCATGTTATGTTTTCACTATAAGCTATGGTTTCTTCCTATTTGACTCTTGTTGATTAGAATCAAAGAGGTTACTTGGTTGTGGAGATTGTTTTGTACATTGGATTCTTGATTTCTGATGGTTGAGAAtccccctccccctcccccccaggaaaaaaataataataatcttaatTGGAGGGGGAGTCTTCTTTTTATCAATACGCCGGCAGATGACATTCTTTCTTTACATAGGGCTTTTCTATGCCTTGGTTTATactctctatctccctctttattttattttaatttgaggTTTCCCTATTGAGAGAAGACCACATCATGATCTaacccttatcccaactaattggggtgttGAAAGAACAGTAAGTGGTAAAAATCTCATTCCTGATGAAGGGGAAGAAATTACCCACGATCTAACTCAAACATTCCACATCATTCCCCATTAAGTAAATCAATAATGTCATGGGATGTCATGCCTTTAAAACTTGATTTTAGCAAGCTAGACTGCTGCAACAGTCtgctgatgtttatttgacaagATAATGGAGGGGATTATATGGAGGTTAGGGAAAAGGATGATTGTCTGCAGATTTGGAAGTCCACGGATGCAATTGGCTTATGCTAAGGAACCCTTCTTGATTTATATAATCCCTGAATGCTTCAG
Coding sequences within:
- the LOC131233952 gene encoding peroxisome biogenesis protein 19-1-like, whose protein sequence is MADPSDDLDELLDSALDDFGKLDLDSAHRGKDVIGDANTEKSSSSSSSSSTCSSSFSPSAPAAVQGLGLGLPELRSRGKKGKQKVQKDSHVAEALEKLTQQTREAVCGLESTTAAAVAGDDLGKEGMEDFVKQFEELAGSQDMESIVETMMQQLLSKEILHEPMREIGERYPKWLEEHKAGLSSEEYDRYCHQYELIKKLNEVYENDPTNFPKIVELMQKMQECGQPPNDIVQELAPDLDLTNLGGQLSPELLESTSNCCIM